A region of Moorena producens PAL-8-15-08-1 DNA encodes the following proteins:
- a CDS encoding helix-turn-helix domain-containing protein, whose protein sequence is MKAYSVDLRQKIIDAYNQGNISQRKLAKQFNVALSFVQKLLKQYRETGNIAPKVRTKQTPIKLTPEQLNILRDLVIKNNDATLDELRIWLAEETGVLIGHSTVDRMIKRLNLTRKKNFRHHKKRKK, encoded by the coding sequence ATGAAAGCCTACTCTGTTGATCTTAGACAAAAAATTATTGATGCTTATAATCAAGGCAATATCTCTCAACGTAAGCTGGCTAAACAGTTTAATGTTGCCTTAAGCTTTGTTCAAAAATTACTCAAACAGTATCGAGAAACCGGAAATATTGCTCCCAAAGTTCGCACTAAACAAACTCCGATAAAACTTACCCCAGAGCAATTAAATATTCTCCGAGATCTGGTCATCAAAAACAATGATGCTACCTTAGATGAACTCCGGATTTGGTTAGCCGAAGAAACGGGTGTGTTAATTGGTCATTCCACAGTCGATAGGATGATTAAACGTTTGAATTTAACCCGTAAAAAAAACTTTAGACACCACAAAAAGAGGAAAAAATAA